Proteins from one Streptomyces sp. NBC_00390 genomic window:
- a CDS encoding zinc-dependent alcohol dehydrogenase has protein sequence MRALTWHGKRDVRVETVPDPILKEPSDVIVRITSTGICGSDLHLYEVMGPYLDPGDILGHEPMGIVEEAGADVTALTVGDRVVVPFNISCGRCFMCDRGLQSQCETTQVKERGMGASLFGYTKLYGQVPGGQAEFLRVPFGDTLPVKVPHSPPDERYVFLSDVLPTAWQAVEYAALPPDGTLTVLGLGPIGEMAARIALHRGARTVIGVDLVPERLERANARGVTTLDLRNHGKDLAETVRGLTDGRGTDGVIDAVGMEAHGAPVAKAAHWAIGLLPDPVAQRLMEHAGLDRLSALYTAIELVRRGGTVSVVGVYGGTADPLPLMTLFDKQIQLRMGQANVRNWVDDILPLLNDQDPLGVETFATHKLPLEEGPQAYKTFQAKEDGMIKTLLKP, from the coding sequence ATGCGTGCACTGACATGGCACGGAAAGCGTGATGTCCGGGTCGAGACCGTGCCCGACCCGATCCTGAAGGAACCTTCGGATGTGATCGTCCGGATCACGTCCACCGGGATCTGCGGCTCCGACCTGCACCTCTACGAAGTGATGGGCCCGTACCTCGATCCGGGCGACATCCTCGGCCACGAGCCGATGGGCATCGTCGAAGAGGCGGGCGCCGACGTGACCGCACTCACCGTCGGCGACCGGGTCGTTGTTCCGTTCAATATCTCGTGCGGCCGTTGCTTCATGTGTGACCGGGGGCTGCAGTCGCAGTGTGAGACTACGCAGGTCAAGGAGCGGGGCATGGGAGCCTCGTTGTTCGGCTACACCAAGCTCTACGGCCAGGTGCCCGGCGGCCAAGCCGAGTTCCTGCGGGTTCCGTTCGGCGACACCTTGCCCGTCAAGGTTCCCCACAGCCCGCCCGACGAGCGTTACGTCTTCCTCTCGGACGTGCTCCCCACCGCATGGCAAGCGGTCGAGTACGCGGCCCTTCCCCCTGACGGCACCCTTACCGTCCTCGGACTCGGTCCGATCGGCGAGATGGCTGCGCGTATCGCCCTGCACCGCGGTGCCCGCACGGTGATCGGTGTGGACCTCGTGCCGGAACGACTCGAACGGGCGAACGCCCGCGGCGTGACCACGCTCGACCTGCGCAACCACGGCAAGGACCTCGCGGAGACGGTCCGAGGGCTGACGGACGGGCGTGGCACGGACGGTGTGATCGACGCGGTCGGAATGGAGGCCCACGGGGCCCCGGTCGCCAAGGCCGCCCACTGGGCGATAGGGCTGCTGCCCGACCCGGTGGCCCAACGCCTCATGGAACACGCAGGTCTCGACCGGCTCAGCGCCCTCTACACGGCGATCGAACTCGTGCGCCGGGGCGGCACTGTTTCAGTCGTCGGCGTGTACGGCGGCACCGCCGACCCCCTGCCGCTGATGACCCTGTTCGACAAGCAGATCCAACTGCGGATGGGTCAGGCGAACGTCAGGAACTGGGTAGACGACATCCTTCCCCTCCTCAACGACCAGGACCCCCTCGGAGTCGAGACCTTCGCCACCCACAAACTCCCTCTGGAAGAGGGCCCGCAGGCCTACAAGACCTTCCAGGCCAAGGAAGACGGCATGATCAAAACGCTGTTGAAGCCCTGA
- a CDS encoding DUF6479 family protein, which translates to MGSAAHGHGEGTNVPTSSQALLSRAASNPVLGGIGLLIARIVTVAVLIGVIPCANRRRRTQPPRPRPEEQPTAPGHRTHIEHNREPVGASFPDAGSRLTRHELKPHSSRPGSEERRTHDQDSGAFGSGSLGGCAKEPAEEPCVH; encoded by the coding sequence ATGGGCTCGGCCGCCCACGGTCACGGCGAAGGGACGAACGTGCCCACCAGCAGCCAGGCTCTTCTCTCGCGCGCAGCGAGCAATCCGGTCCTGGGCGGTATCGGGCTACTGATCGCACGCATCGTCACCGTGGCGGTACTCATCGGTGTGATTCCGTGCGCCAACAGGCGCCGTAGGACACAACCACCGCGGCCGCGGCCCGAGGAACAGCCGACCGCACCTGGGCACCGTACGCACATCGAGCACAACCGCGAGCCGGTCGGTGCGTCCTTTCCCGACGCCGGCTCACGCCTGACGCGGCACGAGCTCAAGCCCCACAGCAGTCGGCCTGGATCCGAGGAACGGCGCACGCACGACCAGGACAGCGGTGCCTTCGGCAGCGGATCGCTTGGCGGCTGTGCGAAGGAACCAGCGGAGGAACCATGCGTGCACTGA
- a CDS encoding ATP-grasp domain-containing protein yields MDQHRSPLIVYANFFSDVAVSLAAHDVLTQWAGQAPRKIWLLRPGDALVTPVAPSETFRRYACGLLGVPYGSLTVMTAPAVEGLPMAEALDRSRLMDALFDLVAARPGAELLPIVLDASTAALARRLGVTVAPYGPGGPSASAVDAVHRLNTKTGFRALAAELGIRIPEGQVCKGHTLEATATAMLREYERVVVKPDRSAGGHGLCFLARADTAPAPLRNEPAGTWVVEERLDVVRSVSIQMHLDASGPRVVFSGEMRVQQGSYTGYVSPLAGSGGAVAAELERWGMALGGHLERSGYAGPYGVDAILAADGRLYATESNVRRTATTTTQFMAVRLARAAGLDAPAWLLGRRRTRAPHDFEDAVCLMKRAGLSWPGDLAGRAAGVVLYEDAPSDGRTWRYAVLGSTRTAVFETEEALAAVMEFEEPQQA; encoded by the coding sequence GTGGACCAGCACCGCAGCCCGTTGATCGTCTACGCGAACTTCTTCTCCGACGTGGCAGTCAGCCTCGCCGCCCACGACGTCCTGACCCAGTGGGCAGGGCAGGCGCCCCGCAAGATCTGGCTCCTGCGGCCCGGAGACGCGCTCGTCACGCCCGTTGCGCCGAGCGAGACGTTCCGCCGCTACGCCTGCGGGCTGCTGGGGGTGCCGTACGGGTCGCTGACGGTGATGACGGCGCCTGCGGTCGAGGGACTGCCCATGGCGGAGGCCCTGGACCGGTCAAGACTGATGGACGCGCTCTTCGATCTGGTGGCCGCGCGGCCCGGGGCGGAGCTCCTGCCCATCGTCCTCGATGCGTCCACAGCCGCCCTCGCACGACGGTTGGGTGTGACGGTGGCTCCCTACGGCCCAGGAGGCCCGAGTGCGAGCGCGGTGGACGCGGTGCACCGGCTCAACACCAAGACCGGTTTCCGCGCCCTCGCCGCCGAACTGGGCATCCGCATTCCTGAGGGGCAGGTGTGCAAGGGGCACACCCTGGAAGCCACTGCAACCGCGATGCTTCGGGAGTATGAGCGCGTCGTAGTGAAGCCGGACCGCTCAGCAGGCGGCCACGGGCTGTGCTTCCTCGCGCGTGCGGACACAGCGCCGGCACCACTTCGGAACGAGCCCGCCGGGACGTGGGTGGTGGAGGAGCGACTCGATGTCGTCCGGTCGGTCAGCATCCAGATGCACCTGGACGCATCCGGGCCGCGAGTGGTGTTCTCCGGAGAGATGCGCGTCCAGCAGGGCTCCTACACCGGCTATGTCTCACCGCTGGCCGGGTCCGGCGGGGCCGTTGCTGCAGAGCTGGAACGGTGGGGCATGGCCTTGGGGGGCCACCTGGAGCGATCGGGCTACGCAGGACCGTACGGGGTGGACGCGATCCTCGCCGCCGACGGAAGGCTCTACGCGACGGAGAGCAATGTCCGCCGCACCGCCACCACCACGACGCAGTTCATGGCGGTCCGTCTGGCCCGTGCTGCGGGCCTGGACGCTCCGGCCTGGCTGCTCGGCAGACGACGCACACGTGCGCCCCACGACTTCGAGGACGCCGTTTGCTTGATGAAGCGTGCCGGCCTGTCCTGGCCGGGGGATCTGGCCGGGAGAGCCGCGGGAGTGGTGCTCTACGAGGATGCGCCCTCCGACGGCCGCACGTGGCGCTACGCCGTGCTCGGTTCCACCCGGACTGCCGTATTCGAAACAGAGGAAGCCCTCGCCGCCGTCATGGAGTTCGAGGAGCCGCAACAAGCCTGA
- a CDS encoding SDR family oxidoreductase yields MAAQDRQEQNPVTAHPRPDFPDQEQPHPGWTGPMDPPPDHGEFSYEGHGLLKDRAAMITGGDSGIGRAVALAFAREGADVLFTHLTEETEDALETSRLVHEAGRKAVAVPCDIREERECRALIEQAVREFGRIDILVNNAAYQMSQPDGILAISTEQFDRVMKTNLYGMFWLSKLALPHIPKGGSIINSASVQAYKPSPHLLDYAMTKGAIVTFTQGLAQMVAPDGIRVNAVAPGPVWTPLIPATMPDTVEFGKQSPLGRPAQPAEMAPAYVFLASGRASYITAEILNATGGTPLP; encoded by the coding sequence ATGGCTGCGCAGGACCGCCAGGAACAGAACCCTGTCACGGCCCACCCCCGGCCCGACTTTCCAGACCAAGAACAGCCCCACCCCGGGTGGACCGGGCCGATGGACCCACCGCCCGACCACGGCGAGTTCTCCTACGAGGGACACGGTCTGCTCAAGGACCGGGCCGCGATGATCACCGGCGGCGACTCGGGCATCGGCCGGGCTGTGGCGCTGGCCTTCGCCCGTGAGGGCGCCGACGTGCTGTTCACGCATCTGACCGAAGAGACCGAGGACGCGCTGGAAACGTCCCGGCTGGTCCATGAGGCGGGACGGAAGGCCGTCGCGGTGCCGTGCGACATCAGGGAGGAGCGGGAGTGCAGGGCGCTGATAGAACAGGCAGTACGCGAGTTCGGCCGGATCGACATCCTGGTCAACAACGCCGCCTACCAGATGTCCCAGCCCGACGGCATCCTGGCCATCTCGACCGAGCAGTTCGACCGGGTGATGAAGACCAACCTCTACGGCATGTTCTGGCTCTCGAAACTGGCACTGCCACACATCCCCAAAGGGGGCAGCATCATCAACTCCGCGTCGGTTCAGGCCTATAAGCCCAGCCCACATCTCCTCGACTACGCGATGACAAAGGGCGCCATCGTCACGTTCACGCAAGGCCTGGCGCAGATGGTCGCCCCGGACGGAATCCGGGTCAATGCCGTAGCACCAGGGCCCGTCTGGACGCCACTTATCCCCGCGACCATGCCCGACACCGTCGAATTCGGAAAGCAGTCACCACTGGGCCGCCCCGCACAGCCCGCTGAAATGGCCCCTGCCTACGTCTTCCTCGCCTCCGGCCGAGCCAGCTACATCACCGCGGAAATCCTCAATGCAACCGGAGGGACCCCGCTGCCCTGA
- a CDS encoding FAD-dependent oxidoreductase gives MTVSGQPGGSLWTEHDPGPGYPSLRGAIRVDVAVIGGGMAGLCTARELARSGRTVALLEADRIAYGVSGHTTAKVSALQGSAYSRIRKTRGDDAARQYAESQQDAVAHVRQLAGELGIDCDLEPAAAYTYATDPQHCEELRREADAAQAAGLDARYVEEAPLPFPVSGAVRLDDQVQFHPRKFLLGIAADLIRNGGKILERTRVTDLSEGSPCRLTSSAGHTVEATDVVVATHYPVFDRGLLFTRLEPKREVVVAGPLPPEGLAPEGMFLTEENNTRSIRSAPHDEHGRMLIITGEKFTPGDPKDRGAAWHFQVLTDWAHHHFADFAVTHRWATQDTFSTDHVPFVGRLHPRADHAYVATGFAGWGLSGGMMAARLLTSLVTNSPSPWADLYDPARFHPLAEGTSMLRLGAKTARHLVADRLPGGRADSVDDIAPGQGAVIRGDGEGPQAVHRDTSGTLHRVSARCTHLGCIVHFNEAEAAWECPCHGSRFDMNGSVLQGPAVHPLESYDEEGEGG, from the coding sequence ATGACCGTGTCCGGACAACCAGGGGGATCCCTCTGGACGGAGCACGACCCGGGGCCCGGGTATCCGTCCCTGAGAGGCGCCATCCGAGTAGATGTCGCCGTGATCGGCGGCGGGATGGCCGGGCTCTGCACGGCGCGGGAGCTGGCGCGGTCAGGCCGTACCGTCGCTCTTCTGGAGGCGGACCGCATCGCGTACGGGGTGAGTGGTCACACCACGGCCAAGGTGTCGGCCCTGCAAGGGTCGGCCTACAGCAGGATCCGCAAGACACGCGGCGACGATGCCGCACGGCAGTACGCCGAATCCCAGCAGGACGCAGTCGCACACGTACGACAGCTGGCGGGGGAACTCGGCATCGACTGCGATCTCGAGCCGGCCGCGGCGTACACGTACGCCACCGATCCGCAGCACTGTGAGGAACTGCGCCGGGAGGCCGACGCCGCCCAGGCAGCGGGCCTCGACGCACGCTACGTGGAAGAGGCACCGCTGCCCTTCCCCGTCTCGGGAGCCGTGCGCCTGGACGACCAAGTACAGTTCCACCCGCGCAAGTTCCTCCTCGGCATCGCCGCCGACCTGATACGCAACGGAGGGAAAATCCTCGAGCGCACTCGGGTGACGGACCTGAGTGAGGGAAGCCCCTGCAGGCTGACGTCGAGCGCCGGTCACACCGTCGAAGCGACCGACGTGGTGGTGGCCACGCACTACCCGGTCTTCGACCGCGGACTGCTCTTCACCAGGCTGGAGCCCAAACGGGAGGTCGTCGTCGCGGGACCACTGCCCCCGGAGGGCCTCGCACCGGAGGGAATGTTCCTCACCGAGGAGAACAACACACGGTCGATCCGCTCCGCCCCGCACGACGAACACGGGCGCATGCTGATCATCACGGGCGAGAAGTTCACACCGGGGGACCCGAAGGACCGAGGTGCGGCCTGGCACTTCCAGGTCCTCACGGACTGGGCGCACCACCATTTCGCGGACTTCGCCGTCACCCACCGCTGGGCTACCCAGGACACGTTCTCCACCGACCATGTTCCCTTCGTGGGCCGCCTCCACCCGCGAGCCGACCACGCTTACGTGGCAACGGGGTTCGCCGGCTGGGGACTGAGCGGCGGCATGATGGCAGCGCGGCTCCTCACCTCCCTCGTCACGAACAGCCCGTCCCCCTGGGCAGACCTGTACGACCCGGCCCGCTTCCACCCTCTGGCGGAGGGGACTTCCATGCTGCGGCTCGGCGCGAAAACCGCCCGGCATCTCGTCGCCGACCGGCTCCCCGGTGGACGCGCCGACTCGGTGGACGACATCGCACCGGGCCAGGGGGCGGTGATCCGTGGCGATGGCGAAGGGCCCCAGGCGGTCCACAGGGATACCTCCGGCACCCTGCATCGTGTGTCGGCCCGCTGCACCCACCTCGGCTGCATCGTCCACTTCAACGAAGCCGAAGCCGCGTGGGAGTGCCCCTGCCACGGCTCCCGCTTCGACATGAACGGGTCCGTTCTCCAGGGGCCGGCGGTCCACCCCCTGGAGTCGTACGACGAGGAAGGCGAGGGAGGATGA